The Dyella caseinilytica genome has a window encoding:
- the fliR gene encoding flagellar biosynthetic protein FliR, translating to MTIQMSALIYWLSGMLWALGRVGGFCMVAPIFSATVMPTRIRVALMMVLTMVLAPLAPTQMDLFSATGAATMATQILIGASIGFVLQLIFQAVSYGGVLIGQSMGLGFAEMVSPTTNTSSPVLGQYYLVIVSLLFLAMDGHLQVISLLADSFHSLPPGVMGFDEKSLWAVAMAGGDLFAGALRVALPAMTALLLVNIGFAATSRASPSMNLFAVGFPISICMGFIALWLAMRGIATAYASLQAAGWTLMQRLAGL from the coding sequence GTGACGATCCAGATGTCGGCGCTGATCTACTGGCTTTCCGGCATGCTCTGGGCGCTGGGACGCGTCGGCGGTTTTTGCATGGTGGCGCCGATCTTCAGTGCGACGGTGATGCCGACGCGAATTCGCGTGGCGCTCATGATGGTGCTCACCATGGTGCTGGCGCCATTGGCCCCGACGCAGATGGATTTGTTCAGCGCTACCGGCGCTGCGACGATGGCGACGCAGATCTTGATCGGCGCTAGCATCGGTTTCGTGCTGCAGCTGATTTTCCAGGCTGTGTCATACGGCGGCGTGCTGATCGGGCAGAGCATGGGTCTGGGCTTTGCGGAGATGGTCAGCCCAACCACCAACACCAGCTCGCCGGTGCTGGGTCAGTACTACCTGGTCATCGTAAGCCTGCTGTTTCTGGCGATGGATGGCCATTTGCAGGTGATTTCGCTGCTGGCGGACAGCTTCCACAGCTTGCCGCCCGGCGTGATGGGGTTCGACGAAAAGTCGTTGTGGGCAGTGGCGATGGCGGGCGGTGATTTGTTTGCCGGTGCGTTGCGTGTTGCACTGCCTGCGATGACGGCTTTGTTGCTGGTGAATATCGGCTTCGCGGCAACGAGTCGCGCATCACCGTCGATGAATCTGTTTGCGGTGGGTTTTCCGATCAGCATTTGCATGGGCTTCATCGCCCTGTGGCTGGCGATGCGTGGCATCGCTACGGCGTATGCGTCGCTGCAAGCGGCGGGCTGGACGTTGATGCAGCGTCTGGCGGGACTCTGA
- the fliQ gene encoding flagellar biosynthesis protein FliQ yields the protein MTPEWVINFGQHALYVAMLVAAPMLLTALLVGLLVGIIQAATQIHEMTLSFIPKLLAMAAVGLLVGPWMLHTLIQFTHDIIVGLPGAIK from the coding sequence ATGACGCCGGAGTGGGTAATTAACTTCGGCCAGCATGCGCTCTACGTGGCGATGCTCGTGGCTGCACCGATGCTGTTGACCGCATTGCTGGTCGGCCTGCTGGTCGGCATCATCCAGGCCGCCACGCAGATCCATGAGATGACGCTGAGCTTCATCCCCAAGCTGCTCGCCATGGCGGCGGTGGGTTTGCTGGTCGGCCCGTGGATGCTGCACACCCTGATCCAGTTCACGCACGACATCATTGTGGGGCTGCCGGGGGCGATCAAGTGA
- the fliP gene encoding flagellar type III secretion system pore protein FliP (The bacterial flagellar biogenesis protein FliP forms a type III secretion system (T3SS)-type pore required for flagellar assembly.): MSKFARHVFLLLVLAVIPFGVHAAATTTTTSSAVTPIAPIAPISSSAGIPVLTVQNAGVGQNWSLSLQVVALMTVLTVLPAVLLMMTSFTRIIIVLSFLRQALATQSTPPNQVLLGLALFLTLFVMSPVLNHAYDDGVKPYMDHKISAEEAIPAAAAPFKHFMLDQTRDADLQLFTHLAKEQPYASKDDVPFRVAMPAFVTSELKTAFQMGFLLFIPFLVIDVVVASVLMSMGMAMVSPSIISLPFKIMLFVMVDGWSLLLGTLAGSFYT, encoded by the coding sequence ATGAGCAAGTTTGCGCGCCACGTGTTTTTGTTGCTCGTGCTGGCAGTTATTCCTTTTGGTGTTCATGCTGCTGCGACGACTACGACGACATCCTCCGCCGTTACCCCCATAGCCCCCATCGCACCCATCTCTTCATCAGCCGGCATCCCCGTACTAACCGTCCAAAACGCCGGCGTCGGCCAGAACTGGAGCCTTTCGCTGCAAGTCGTCGCACTGATGACGGTATTGACCGTGTTGCCGGCGGTGTTGCTGATGATGACGTCGTTCACACGCATCATCATTGTGCTGAGCTTCCTGCGGCAGGCGCTGGCAACGCAGTCCACGCCGCCTAATCAGGTGCTGCTTGGTTTGGCGTTGTTCCTGACGCTCTTCGTGATGTCACCGGTGTTGAATCACGCTTACGACGATGGCGTGAAACCGTACATGGATCACAAGATAAGCGCGGAAGAAGCGATTCCTGCCGCTGCCGCGCCGTTCAAACATTTCATGCTGGATCAGACGCGCGATGCGGATCTGCAGCTGTTTACGCATTTGGCCAAAGAGCAGCCTTATGCAAGCAAGGATGACGTGCCGTTCCGTGTTGCCATGCCGGCGTTCGTCACGAGCGAACTGAAGACGGCATTCCAGATGGGTTTTCTGTTGTTCATTCCCTTTCTGGTGATCGATGTGGTGGTGGCGAGCGTGCTGATGTCGATGGGTATGGCAATGGTGTCGCCATCGATCATCTCGTTGCCGTTCAAGATCATGTTGTTTGTAATGGTGGATGGCTGGTCGTTGCTGTTGGGTACGCTGGCGGGGAGTTTCTACACATGA
- the fliO gene encoding flagellar biosynthetic protein FliO has protein sequence MMISLLARAPMASVPDVNVTGELVRVVLSLGAIVALIFAAGWLTRRLQSRQFVGGRRLRCVESMSISARERVLLVEADGKRLLVGVGAGGVRALHVYEGTVPVEQTPVPVAVPPFAELLGRLGRKS, from the coding sequence ATGATGATCTCCCTGCTGGCGCGCGCGCCGATGGCAAGCGTGCCCGATGTCAATGTCACCGGTGAACTGGTTCGCGTCGTGTTGAGCCTGGGCGCGATCGTGGCACTGATTTTCGCCGCGGGTTGGCTGACACGCCGCCTGCAATCGCGCCAGTTTGTGGGCGGGCGACGTCTGCGTTGCGTGGAAAGCATGTCGATCAGTGCACGTGAACGTGTGTTGCTGGTTGAGGCGGATGGCAAGCGTCTGCTGGTCGGCGTGGGAGCGGGTGGGGTGCGTGCGTTGCATGTTTATGAAGGAACCGTGCCTGTAGAACAGACGCCTGTGCCTGTCGCTGTGCCGCCTTTCGCGGAGTTGCTTGGCCGCTTGGGGCGAAAGTCATGA
- the fliN gene encoding flagellar motor switch protein FliN, with product MSQNSDTAFATGGASKNGEHRVEFDTLNEGASEGADVSLDMILDVPVTLAMEVGRTRISIRNLLQLNQGSVVELDRAAGEPLDVFVNGTLVAHGEVVVINEKFGIRLTDVISPAERVRKLR from the coding sequence ATGAGCCAGAACAGTGATACCGCATTTGCAACGGGTGGCGCGTCGAAGAATGGCGAGCATCGCGTGGAGTTTGACACCTTGAACGAAGGCGCGAGCGAAGGGGCTGACGTCAGCCTGGATATGATTCTCGATGTGCCGGTGACCCTGGCCATGGAAGTCGGCCGCACACGCATCAGCATTCGCAATCTGCTGCAGCTCAATCAGGGCTCAGTGGTGGAACTCGATCGCGCGGCGGGCGAACCATTGGACGTATTCGTCAACGGCACGCTCGTTGCGCATGGTGAAGTGGTCGTCATCAACGAAAAGTTCGGCATTCGCCTGACCGACGTGATCAGTCCGGCTGAGCGCGTGCGGAAGCTGAGGTAA
- the fliM gene encoding flagellar motor switch protein FliM — MSDLLSQEEIDALLNGVDDGKIETESDVPPPPGTVLDFDFTQQDRIVRGRLPTLEMINDRFARFFRTALFGVLRKTCEVSVLGVKMVKFSEYVHGLAVPSNLNLIKVKPLRGTALAVMEPRLVFTVIDNFFGGDGRYHARIEGRDFTPTENRVIQILLAEVFASMVEAWAPAMHVQFEFMNSEINPQFANIVSPTETVVVSRFHVELDGGGGEIHLTLPYSMVEPIRTMLDAGVQSDRMGERDERWIHFLHEEVMDAEVELTSLLLETEINIGEFLGLRVGDVIPINLPDVTTVFAEDVPVFRGHYGQVNGRYAVRYKAAAGRRAPLPSLDFVQERIL; from the coding sequence ATGAGCGACCTGCTTTCCCAGGAAGAAATCGACGCCCTTCTCAACGGCGTCGACGACGGCAAGATCGAAACTGAAAGCGATGTACCGCCGCCGCCCGGCACCGTGCTGGATTTCGATTTTACCCAGCAGGACCGCATTGTGCGCGGCCGCCTGCCGACGCTGGAGATGATCAACGATCGTTTCGCACGTTTCTTCCGCACCGCGCTGTTCGGCGTACTGCGCAAGACCTGCGAAGTCTCGGTGCTCGGCGTGAAGATGGTGAAGTTCAGCGAATACGTGCACGGCCTGGCTGTGCCGAGCAATCTGAACCTGATCAAGGTCAAGCCACTACGCGGCACCGCGCTCGCCGTGATGGAACCGCGCCTGGTCTTCACCGTCATCGACAACTTCTTCGGCGGCGATGGCCGCTATCACGCGCGCATTGAAGGTCGTGATTTCACGCCGACCGAAAATCGCGTGATCCAGATCCTGCTCGCCGAGGTGTTCGCCTCGATGGTCGAAGCCTGGGCGCCGGCGATGCACGTGCAGTTTGAATTCATGAATTCGGAGATCAATCCGCAGTTCGCAAATATTGTCAGTCCGACCGAAACCGTGGTGGTGTCACGCTTTCACGTCGAGCTCGATGGCGGCGGCGGTGAAATCCATCTGACCCTGCCGTATTCGATGGTCGAGCCGATCCGCACGATGCTCGACGCCGGCGTGCAAAGCGACCGCATGGGTGAGCGCGACGAACGCTGGATTCACTTCCTGCACGAGGAAGTGATGGACGCCGAGGTCGAACTGACTTCGCTCCTGCTGGAAACGGAAATCAATATCGGCGAATTCCTGGGCTTGCGTGTCGGCGACGTGATTCCGATCAACCTGCCTGACGTCACCACGGTCTTCGCCGAAGATGTGCCGGTCTTCCGCGGCCACTACGGCCAGGTCAACGGCCGTTACGCCGTTCGCTACAAAGCCGCTGCGGGCCGCCGCGCGCCGCTTCCTTCCCTCGACTTCGTCCAAGAAAGAATCCTATGA
- a CDS encoding flagellar basal body-associated FliL family protein, whose product MASTESGQEAAPAPKKGGNGLMMMLGLAVLVLIAAVGYLLFQSHTAKAGTETAAQAPKAPELYLPLDPAFVVNFQDQDSTRYLQVGVTVMTHDPNAVQAMKDSDPVIRNALVMLFSSQTYAGLSDTAGKKKLQTEALDAVRKIVADKIGKPDVDALYFTSFVMQ is encoded by the coding sequence ATGGCTAGCACCGAAAGTGGACAGGAAGCAGCCCCGGCCCCCAAGAAGGGTGGCAATGGCTTGATGATGATGTTGGGCCTGGCGGTGTTGGTGTTGATCGCGGCTGTGGGCTATCTGCTGTTCCAATCGCATACGGCCAAGGCCGGCACCGAAACGGCTGCGCAGGCACCCAAGGCGCCGGAACTCTATTTGCCGCTGGATCCAGCCTTCGTGGTGAATTTCCAGGATCAGGACTCCACGCGCTATCTGCAGGTGGGCGTCACGGTGATGACGCACGATCCGAACGCAGTGCAAGCGATGAAAGACAGCGACCCGGTCATCCGCAATGCCCTGGTGATGCTGTTCAGCAGCCAGACCTACGCCGGCCTTAGCGATACCGCGGGCAAAAAGAAGCTGCAGACCGAAGCGCTGGATGCCGTGCGCAAGATCGTGGCCGACAAGATCGGCAAACCGGATGTTGATGCTTTGTACTTCACTAGCTTTGTGATGCAGTGA
- a CDS encoding flagellar hook-length control protein FliK, which yields MSASPLPAVPVASPAPAVTHVAQNSQSSSSAFDTHLQQAQQQASDSSDQADQNNSNANNQAQGANAQASANPASAASGNTAGKATTDDADSDSSNLTLPTDVASLASTVLNLIDQASGETGDNAGKTGSVKAADDKTPAQTNNTPQPPSAAHAMAMLPPPPTPAASPAAQDSTAANASASAVTSNTSGASGNSASLAMQKASSANADDDADDGGTVSGATDSASSSPTTGDGTQALAGTASAASHLAAATVSALPTASNTSSSNPDLAALRGVIDATAVATPTSAAGASGHALSVNSPVGSSGFAKELGQQVTWLSGQDIKQAQIRLNPQDLGPLDVKVSVEHGRVDVAFVTQHPATTAAVQQGLNQLHQMLGGQGLSLGHTSVGQQSGQQQFAEQQQSSGGQATGDADTAEPSAGETLERVAIGLVDAFA from the coding sequence ATGAGCGCCAGCCCCTTACCCGCCGTTCCCGTCGCCAGTCCGGCGCCTGCGGTCACGCATGTGGCGCAGAACAGCCAGAGCAGCAGTTCAGCTTTCGACACGCATCTGCAGCAAGCGCAACAACAGGCGAGCGATTCGTCTGACCAGGCGGATCAAAACAATAGCAACGCCAACAACCAGGCACAGGGCGCCAACGCGCAAGCCAGCGCCAACCCAGCATCAGCCGCATCCGGCAACACGGCCGGCAAGGCCACTACGGATGATGCGGACAGCGATAGCAGCAATCTCACCCTTCCCACGGATGTCGCGTCGCTGGCCAGCACGGTGCTGAATCTGATCGATCAGGCATCGGGCGAAACCGGCGACAACGCCGGCAAGACTGGCAGCGTCAAAGCTGCCGATGACAAAACGCCGGCGCAGACCAATAACACGCCTCAGCCACCGTCCGCTGCGCATGCCATGGCAATGTTGCCGCCGCCACCGACGCCAGCAGCATCACCGGCGGCCCAAGACAGCACGGCCGCTAACGCAAGCGCATCGGCCGTGACATCCAATACCAGCGGCGCGAGCGGCAATTCAGCATCGCTCGCGATGCAAAAGGCATCCTCTGCCAATGCAGATGACGACGCGGATGACGGCGGTACCGTAAGCGGCGCCACTGACAGTGCATCATCGTCACCGACAACAGGTGACGGCACGCAGGCATTGGCGGGTACCGCATCGGCGGCAAGCCATTTGGCTGCTGCCACCGTCAGTGCGTTGCCAACGGCCAGCAACACGTCAAGCAGCAACCCCGATCTCGCCGCGTTGCGTGGCGTTATCGATGCCACCGCCGTCGCCACCCCAACCAGCGCTGCGGGCGCGAGTGGACATGCTTTGTCGGTGAATTCGCCGGTGGGTTCGTCCGGCTTCGCCAAGGAGTTGGGCCAGCAGGTGACCTGGCTGAGCGGGCAGGACATCAAGCAAGCGCAGATTCGACTTAATCCGCAGGATCTCGGTCCGCTGGATGTGAAAGTCAGCGTGGAGCATGGCCGTGTCGACGTAGCTTTCGTTACGCAGCATCCCGCCACGACTGCCGCGGTCCAGCAAGGACTCAATCAATTGCATCAGATGCTGGGCGGGCAGGGGCTATCGCTCGGTCACACCTCGGTCGGACAGCAGTCGGGACAACAGCAGTTTGCGGAACAGCAGCAGTCCTCGGGCGGGCAGGCGACGGGTGATGCCGACACTGCGGAGCCATCAGCCGGTGAAACCCTGGAGAGGGTAGCGATCGGCTTGGTCGACGCATTCGCTTAG
- the fliJ gene encoding flagellar export protein FliJ → MTSRSDRLQPAVDQAQRRQKDALQRLAEQQQKLAHAEQQLEELKRYRRDYSLGDGGLTVSALLNRQQFVERIDQAIVQQGHLLERLQRQLESARQRWLQAHARENALDNVVERFRAQEQQSEQRQEQAEVDERMQYRNRRIRTP, encoded by the coding sequence ATGACATCGCGCTCGGATCGACTACAACCCGCCGTAGATCAGGCCCAGCGCCGCCAGAAAGATGCGCTGCAACGCCTGGCCGAGCAACAGCAAAAGCTCGCCCATGCCGAACAGCAGCTGGAAGAACTCAAGCGTTATCGACGCGACTACAGCCTCGGCGACGGTGGACTGACGGTCAGCGCCTTGCTTAACCGTCAACAATTCGTCGAACGCATTGACCAGGCAATCGTCCAGCAAGGGCATTTGCTCGAGCGCTTGCAGCGCCAGCTGGAGTCCGCGCGGCAACGCTGGCTGCAGGCGCACGCCCGCGAAAATGCGTTGGATAACGTGGTGGAACGCTTCCGCGCGCAAGAGCAGCAGAGCGAGCAGCGGCAGGAACAGGCTGAAGTGGACGAGCGCATGCAGTACCGCAATCGACGGATCCGCACGCCATGA
- the fliI gene encoding flagellar protein export ATPase FliI, translating into MNPEAAAHARQQRWRQQLARRAQRAQTAMLLTVEGRLRRVVGLTLEAEGCEAPLGSRCLVDAADGTELDTEVVGFADERLLLMPVTEMHGVLPNARVRPCARVGGLPVGEALLGRVVGADGVPLDGEGPLGADHHAALKREPINPMARKPIDTPLDTGVRAINALLTVGRGQRIGLFAGSGVGKSTLLGMMTRYTDADVVVVGLIGERGREVKEFVEQTLGHEGRERAVIVAAPADAPPLKRLRGAQYATAIAEWFRDRGQRVLLLMDSLTRYAQAQREIALAIGEPPATKGYPPSVFALLPALVERAGNDAEGRGSITAFYTVLTEGDDHRHDPIADASRAILDGHIVLSRDLAEAGHYPAIDIEASISRVMPAVVSKEQMRAAQRFRQIYSAYSQRKDLIAVGAYQKGSDQQVDQAIAMWPRLARFLQQEVDEPTELRAAQERLATLIAETAA; encoded by the coding sequence GTGAATCCCGAAGCCGCAGCGCACGCACGGCAACAGCGCTGGCGGCAGCAATTGGCGCGCCGCGCACAGCGTGCGCAAACCGCCATGTTGCTGACGGTGGAAGGGCGCTTGCGCCGCGTTGTCGGATTGACGTTGGAGGCGGAAGGCTGCGAAGCACCGTTGGGATCGCGCTGCCTGGTCGATGCGGCCGATGGCACCGAACTGGATACTGAAGTGGTCGGCTTCGCCGACGAACGCCTGCTGTTGATGCCCGTTACCGAAATGCACGGTGTATTGCCGAATGCGCGCGTGCGTCCGTGCGCGCGCGTCGGTGGTTTGCCGGTGGGCGAAGCGCTGCTCGGGCGCGTGGTCGGCGCCGATGGCGTGCCGCTCGATGGCGAAGGTCCGCTGGGTGCGGATCATCACGCAGCACTCAAGCGCGAGCCGATCAATCCCATGGCGCGCAAGCCGATCGATACGCCGCTCGATACCGGCGTGCGCGCCATCAATGCCCTGCTGACAGTCGGTCGCGGCCAACGTATCGGCTTATTTGCCGGTTCCGGCGTCGGCAAATCCACGCTGCTCGGCATGATGACGCGTTACACCGATGCCGACGTCGTGGTGGTCGGGTTGATCGGCGAGCGTGGCCGCGAAGTGAAGGAATTCGTCGAACAGACCTTGGGCCATGAAGGACGCGAGCGCGCCGTGATCGTGGCGGCACCCGCCGACGCACCGCCGCTGAAGCGCCTGCGCGGCGCGCAATATGCCACCGCAATTGCCGAATGGTTCCGCGATCGCGGTCAACGCGTGCTGCTGCTGATGGATTCATTGACGCGCTATGCACAGGCGCAGCGCGAGATCGCGCTGGCGATCGGCGAGCCGCCGGCTACCAAAGGTTATCCGCCGTCGGTGTTTGCCTTGCTGCCGGCACTGGTCGAGCGCGCCGGCAATGATGCGGAAGGACGCGGTTCGATCACCGCTTTCTATACCGTGCTTACCGAAGGCGACGATCATCGCCACGACCCGATCGCCGACGCATCACGGGCGATCCTGGATGGTCATATCGTGCTGTCACGCGACCTGGCCGAAGCAGGCCACTATCCGGCCATCGATATCGAAGCCTCGATCAGCCGCGTGATGCCTGCGGTAGTGAGCAAGGAACAGATGCGCGCAGCGCAGCGCTTTCGCCAGATCTATTCGGCCTACAGCCAACGCAAGGATCTGATTGCTGTCGGCGCTTATCAAAAAGGTTCGGACCAGCAGGTGGATCAGGCTATCGCCATGTGGCCGCGCCTGGCCCGGTTCCTGCAGCAGGAAGTCGATGAACCCACGGAACTGCGCGCCGCGCAGGAACGTCTGGCAACACTGATCGCGGAGACCGCCGCATGA
- a CDS encoding FliH/SctL family protein gives MPGILSRENIDIFDRWEPPAVGNVESSAPPEEPAAPPGPTIFELEEIQSQAREEGYAAGLAEGRAAAKKELEERLVRLDAICSAAARPLSQLDDATERELALLATVMARRVVGRELQLDPSLIELAVREAAAALPSATRELRVWVNPNDLDLLRELGAAEPHWRFGANPALSRGDCVLESERSRLDARVSTRLASVVDAVIGEDLDDGEDEVAA, from the coding sequence ATGCCCGGCATCCTCTCCCGCGAAAACATCGACATCTTCGATCGCTGGGAGCCGCCGGCCGTCGGCAACGTCGAATCGTCTGCGCCACCTGAAGAACCGGCGGCGCCACCGGGTCCGACGATCTTCGAACTGGAAGAAATCCAAAGCCAGGCACGCGAAGAAGGCTACGCCGCGGGTTTGGCCGAAGGCCGCGCGGCCGCAAAAAAGGAACTCGAAGAACGGCTCGTCCGACTCGATGCCATCTGCAGCGCGGCAGCACGCCCGCTGAGTCAGCTCGACGATGCGACCGAACGCGAACTCGCCCTGCTTGCCACGGTGATGGCTCGCCGCGTGGTGGGTCGCGAACTGCAACTCGATCCCTCGCTGATTGAGCTGGCCGTGCGTGAAGCCGCGGCAGCGTTGCCATCGGCGACGCGCGAGTTGCGTGTATGGGTTAATCCGAACGATCTGGATTTGCTGCGCGAACTGGGTGCTGCCGAGCCGCATTGGCGCTTTGGCGCCAATCCCGCCCTGAGTCGTGGCGACTGCGTGCTGGAAAGCGAACGCTCCCGGCTTGATGCGCGGGTTTCCACACGGCTGGCATCGGTTGTCGACGCTGTCATTGGCGAGGACCTCGACGATGGCGAGGACGAGGTGGCCGCGTGA
- the fliG gene encoding flagellar motor switch protein FliG yields the protein MAADHGSLLTGPQRAAILLLTLGEQDAAEVLKHLSARDVQAVGTAMATLTNVSRDQVEVVLNRLNDDIGRQTALGVGTEDYIRKMLVNALGETKAGSLIDRILLGRSTKGLESLKWMESRAIAEMIGMEHPQIIALVLAHLEPDQAAEVIGYLPARTRSDAVMRIANLDGVQPQALNELDEIMERQFSGTSSKLKSATVGGLKAAADILNAMETSRETELMSAIRSQDATLGGKIEELMFVFEDLADIDDRSMQALLREVPSARLIVALKGAEPAVREKIFANMSKRASDMLRDDLEVKGPVKLSEVDAAQKEVLGIARKLADAGQISLMAGGDEFV from the coding sequence ATGGCGGCTGATCACGGTAGTCTCCTCACCGGTCCTCAACGTGCGGCCATCTTGTTGCTGACACTCGGCGAACAGGATGCAGCCGAAGTGCTCAAGCACCTGAGTGCACGCGACGTGCAGGCTGTGGGCACCGCGATGGCCACGCTGACCAATGTCTCGCGTGATCAGGTCGAAGTCGTGCTCAATCGTCTCAACGATGACATCGGTCGTCAGACCGCGTTGGGCGTCGGTACCGAGGATTACATTCGTAAGATGCTGGTCAATGCGCTCGGCGAAACCAAGGCCGGCAGCCTGATCGATCGCATCTTGCTGGGCCGCTCCACCAAGGGCCTGGAATCGCTGAAGTGGATGGAAAGCCGCGCCATCGCCGAGATGATCGGCATGGAGCATCCGCAGATCATCGCGCTGGTACTGGCACATCTGGAACCGGATCAGGCCGCCGAAGTGATCGGCTATCTGCCAGCGCGCACGCGCAGCGATGCCGTGATGCGCATCGCCAACCTCGACGGCGTGCAGCCGCAGGCGCTGAACGAACTGGACGAAATCATGGAGCGCCAGTTCTCCGGCACGTCATCCAAGCTCAAATCCGCCACGGTGGGTGGTCTCAAGGCCGCGGCAGACATTCTCAACGCGATGGAAACCTCGCGCGAAACCGAGCTGATGAGCGCCATCCGCAGCCAGGATGCGACCCTCGGCGGCAAGATCGAAGAACTGATGTTCGTGTTCGAAGACCTGGCCGACATCGACGACCGCAGTATGCAGGCACTGTTGCGCGAAGTGCCGTCCGCACGCCTGATTGTGGCACTGAAAGGCGCCGAACCGGCCGTGCGCGAAAAGATTTTCGCCAACATGTCCAAGCGTGCCTCCGACATGCTGCGCGACGACCTGGAAGTGAAGGGGCCGGTCAAGCTCAGCGAAGTGGATGCGGCGCAGAAGGAAGTGCTTGGTATTGCACGCAAGCTTGCCGATGCGGGACAGATCAGTCTTATGGCTGGTGGCGATGAGTTTGTGTGA